Sequence from the Actinomycetes bacterium genome:
CGCGGCCAGGTCCGCCAGACCGGCGTGCAGCCGCGCGCCCATGGCGGCGGCGTTTGCGACCAGGCCCTCCTGTTCGATCACCTCGATCGTCGCGAGGGCAATCGCGCAGGCCAGGTCGGAACCACCGAACGTGGATAGGTGGATGAACGGGTGCGGGATCAGGAACTCGCTCAGCTCTGCGGTATAGATGGTGGCGCTGATCGCGGCCAGCGACCCTCCCAACGACTTGGCGACCGTCATGATGTCCGGCACGACACCCTCATGCTCGCTGGCGAACCAACGGCCGGTGCGCCCGAACCCGGTCTGGATCTCGTCCAGGATGAGCTTGGTACCGGCTGCGTCGCAGATCTCCCGCGCGGCGGCGAGGTAGCCGGAGGGTGGCACGACGATGCCACCCTCACCCTGGATCGGCTCCAAGATGACCGCGGCCGTGCCTTCGTCCACCTCGGCGCGCAGCGCGTCAGCATCGCCATACGGTGCGATCACGAACTCCGGGATCAGCGGCTCGAACGGTTCGCGGAAAGCGGCCCGGCCACCGGCGGACAACGCGAAGCCAGTGTGCCCGTGGTAGCCGTTGACCGTCGTCACCACCTTGGGCCGGCCGGTCGAACCGCGGGCCAGCTTGAGCGCGAAGTCAACCGCCTCCCCACCGCCAGTGCCGAACGTCGTGCAGGCCAAGTCACCGGGAGCGAGGTCAGCGAGCCGGTGCGCGAGCTCGGCCTTCTGCGCCGAGCACAGCAAGAAGTTGCCGTGGTCGAGGTGGTCCAAAGCCTCCCTGGCCGCCTGGACCACCTTCGGGTGGCGGCGCCCCACGTTGAACGAGCCGGCCGAAGTGAAGCAGTCAAGAAACCTGCGCCCGTCGACGTCCCACACCCAGGGCCCGGAGCGCTCGCCTTCGATCAGGTCGAGTCCGGCAGTACGTAAGACCCGCACCTTCTGCGGGTTGACGTACGTCGCATAGTCAGAGAGGGCCTGCTCTCGATCCTGACGGGTGGCGAGGATTCCGAGATCATTCACCGGGGCCTCCGAACACGAACGGTCGAGGATGGTGGCGCGACCCTATCCCTCCACCGGCCAGCGGATCAGGGCTTCCACCCACTCCGCAAAAGGGCGTCGAAGGGGTCGGGTGGATCGCCCGCGGGCTGGCCGTAGCCCCTGGCGCACGCCCCGTGCAACCACCCGCCCTGTAATCCCGGCTCGGGCTGCCCTATGAACGGTCGCGCCTACTCGGCCTGACCCGCCCCTCCAGCGGAGGTTGCCTGTCCAGGGGCACGTGCGGCCCGCCGCCGCGTCGTTGTCTGCGGCAGCTCGAAGTCGTGCTCGCACTCAACGCACTCAATAAGCGGCCCAGGGAGATCGTGAGCGCACCTCGACTGAGCCCGGATCCACCGGTCAGTAGTGGTGTCGCCTGCCATGAGCGTGGGACCGCGGTAGGCGGTTTTTCGCCAGCTTCATGGGACCACCTGTTCTGCCAGTCATGGGACCACGCGGCGCGTCTGTCGGGGGTGCTCGGGATGCGCTCGTTGACTGCTCACGTCATGACCGTCGACGTGGAGGTCAGCGCGGGTGGGATTCAGGGAGGTCAGCGTGGTCGAGGTGCGTGAGGTGCTGCGGGCTTGGCTTGAGGGAGGGTCAGGGCTGCGGAAGGTCGCCGAGCGGGCGGGGGTGGACCGCAAGACCGCCCGCCGGTATGTCGAGGCGGCGCAGGCGGCGGGGCTGTCCCGCGAGGCCGGTGTGCCGGTCGACGAAGCGGTCACCGACGAGCTGATCGGGCTGGTGGTCGAGGCGGTCCGCCCGGTCCGACCCGGCGGGCACGGGGCCGCGTGGGAGTCCCTGCTCGGGCGTGAGGACCAGATCCGTGCGTGGGTGACGGGCGGCGAGCACGACGGGGTGAAGCACGAGCCGCTGTCGGTCGTGAAGATCGAGGAGCTCCTGGCCCGGCAGGGTGTGCGGGTGCCTTACCGGACGCTGCACCGGTTCGCCGTGGAGCGGTGCGGGTTCCGGACGGGGCGCGGCACCACGGTCCGGGTCGCCGATGGCGATCCGGGGGTGGAGTGCCAGCTCGACTTCGCCCAGATGGGTCTGTTGCTCGACCCGGAGACCGGACGCCGGCGGAAGGTCCACGCGCTGATCTTCACCGCGGTACTGAGCCGACACATGTTCGTGTGGTTGAGCTACTCCCAGACCCTGACCACGGTGATCGCCGGATGTGAGGCCGCGTGGGGCTTCTTCGGCGGCGCGTTCAAGGTGGTCATCCCGGACAACCTGACCCCGGTCGTGCCGAAGGCCGACGCCCTCAACCCGAGGTTCTCCCAAGGCTGGCTGGACTACTCCCAGCACGTCGGGTTCGGCACCGACCCCGCGAGGGTCCGCTCACCCCAGGACAAACCACGAGTGGAGCGGGTGGTGCCCTACGTCCGCGGGAACTTCTGGGCCGGGGAGACCTTCGCCGACCTGGCTGATGCCCAAGCCCGAGCCGAGGCGTGGTGCGCGTCTCGGGCCGGGATGCGGATCCACGGCACCACCCAGCGTCGCCCCGTCGAGATGTTCGCCGAGGTCGAAGCCGGCTGTCTGCTGCCCGTGCCGGTGCCCTATGACCAGCCGATCTTCGCCCGGGTCAAGGTCCACCGCGACTTC
This genomic interval carries:
- a CDS encoding aspartate aminotransferase family protein, yielding MNDLGILATRQDREQALSDYATYVNPQKVRVLRTAGLDLIEGERSGPWVWDVDGRRFLDCFTSAGSFNVGRRHPKVVQAAREALDHLDHGNFLLCSAQKAELAHRLADLAPGDLACTTFGTGGGEAVDFALKLARGSTGRPKVVTTVNGYHGHTGFALSAGGRAAFREPFEPLIPEFVIAPYGDADALRAEVDEGTAAVILEPIQGEGGIVVPPSGYLAAAREICDAAGTKLILDEIQTGFGRTGRWFASEHEGVVPDIMTVAKSLGGSLAAISATIYTAELSEFLIPHPFIHLSTFGGSDLACAIALATIEVIEQEGLVANAAAMGARLHAGLADLAAAHPEVIAETRGRGLMAGLKYREDSHGPRMSYQLSRHGVLALYSGNEPSVMRLMPSLVVSPAEVDFLLAALDAAVRDMEAGGGPADEEPTRVRRRPQRSVTGN
- the istA gene encoding IS21 family transposase, which gives rise to MGFREVSVVEVREVLRAWLEGGSGLRKVAERAGVDRKTARRYVEAAQAAGLSREAGVPVDEAVTDELIGLVVEAVRPVRPGGHGAAWESLLGREDQIRAWVTGGEHDGVKHEPLSVVKIEELLARQGVRVPYRTLHRFAVERCGFRTGRGTTVRVADGDPGVECQLDFAQMGLLLDPETGRRRKVHALIFTAVLSRHMFVWLSYSQTLTTVIAGCEAAWGFFGGAFKVVIPDNLTPVVPKADALNPRFSQGWLDYSQHVGFGTDPARVRSPQDKPRVERVVPYVRGNFWAGETFADLADAQARAEAWCASRAGMRIHGTTQRRPVEMFAEVEAGCLLPVPVPYDQPIFARVKVHRDFHVEVAKALYSVPEAHLGRFLDARADSELVKLYSVGGPAGAGGGRLVKTHPRQPPGGRSTDPADLPEHKAGYAMRDLTRLIALCAGHGPSVGIYAERLLDDPLPWTRMRSVYRLQGLVTRYGPEPVETACSRALDLDVVSVSKIAAMLAKATESQQPMLPAAAGTGHNTQGGRFARDPGEYARPSTTRTTSTSAQLTLIPGGGHHSSEEGGQR